In the Granulosicoccus antarcticus IMCC3135 genome, GCTTTTTTCGCAACAGCCTTCTTGGCAACAGCCTTTTTTGCGACAGCTTTCTTGGCAACGGCCTTTTTTGCTACCGCCTTCTTGGCCACTGCTTTTTTCTTGCCAGCTGCCTTCTTTTTACTGACAGCCTTTTTGGCAACTGCTTTCTTGGCAACGGCCTTTTTCTTGCCGACTGCCTTCTTCTTGCCAACGGCTTTTTTACTGGTAGCCTTTTTTGCCACAACTTTTTTCTTGGCTACTGCTTTTTTCTTGGCTACAGTCTTTTTCTTGCCTACTGCTTTCTTCTTGCTGGCAACTGTTTCACCGGTTGCTGTTTTCTTGGTAACGCGCTTTTTACTGCTAGCCTTCTTGGCGGCTTTAGCAGGTTTAGCTGC is a window encoding:
- a CDS encoding histone H1-like repetitive region-containing protein, producing MARVSKPAAAKPAKAAKKASSKKRVTKKTATGETVASKKKAVGKKKTVAKKKAVAKKKVVAKKATSKKAVGKKKAVGKKKAVAKKAVAKKAVSKKKAAGKKKAVAKKAVAKKAVAKKAVAKKAVAKKAVAKKAVTKKAVAKKAVAKKPVSKKKAVTKKRATKKKASSSAS